Proteins from a single region of Mus pahari chromosome 2, PAHARI_EIJ_v1.1, whole genome shotgun sequence:
- the LOC110317020 gene encoding vomeronasal type-1 receptor 45, with product MSEILFFSPQPLFLHMMNKNSRFHTHSNIKNTFFLEIGIGISGNSFLLLFHIRKFIRGHRPRLTDLPIGLLSLIHLLMLLVMAFIATDIFISWREWDDIICKFLVYLYRVLRGLSLCTISMLSVLQAIILSPRSSCLAKFKHKSHHHISRGIIFLSVLYMLISSHILLSIIATPNLTRNDFLYVTQSCSILPLSYLMQSMYSTLLALREFFLISLMVLSTLYMVVLLCRHRKQAQNLQGTSLSLKASAEQRATQTILMLMTFFVLMSIFDSIVSCSRTMFLDDPTSYSIHIFVMHIYTTVSPFVFISTEKQIVNILRG from the coding sequence ATGAGTGAGATTCTATTCTTTTCTCCTCAACCACTGTTCTTGCATATGATGAATAAGAACAGCAGATTTCATACTCACTCTAACATAAAGAACACCTTTTTCTTGGAAATTGGCATTGGGATCTCAGGCAacagcttccttcttctctttcacaTCCGAAAGTTCATTCGTGGGCACAGGCCCAGACTCACTGACCTGCCCATTGGTCTCTTATCCCTTATCCACCTACTGATGCTACTGGTCATGGCGTTCATAGCcacagacatttttatttcttggagGGAATGGGATGACATCATATGTAAATTCCTTGTGTACCTGTACAGAGTTTTGAGGGGTCTCTCCCTTTGTACCATCAGCATGTTGAGTGTCCTCCAGGCCATAATCCTCAGTCCCAGAAGCTCCTGTTTAGCAAAGTTCAAGCACAAATCTCACCATCACATCTCACGTGGCATTATTTTCCTGAGTGTCCTCTATATGTTAATTAGCAGTCACATCTTGTTATCCATCATTGCCACCCCAAATTTGACCAGGAATGACTTTCTTTATGTTACTCAATCCTGCTCTATTCTACCCTTGAGTTACCTCATGCAAAGCATGTATTCTAcactgctggccctcagggaatTCTTTCTTATTAGTCTCATGGTCCTCTCAACTTTGTACATGGTAGTCCTCTTGTGCAGGCACAGGAAACAGGCCCAGAATCTTCAAGGTACCAGTCTTTCCCTCAAAGCATCTGCAGAGCAAAGGGCCACCCAGACCATCCTAATGCTTATGACCTTCTTTGTGCTGATGTCCATCTTTGACAGCATTGTCTCCTGCTCAAGAACTATGTTCCTGGATGATCCAACATCTTACTCTATCCATATCTTTGTGATGCACATCTATACCACAGTGAGCCCTTTTGTGTTTATAAGCACTGAAAAACAGATAGTTAATATTTTGAGAGGGTGA